One window of the Labilibaculum sp. genome contains the following:
- a CDS encoding ATP-grasp domain-containing protein → MKKPKFNIAVTGLNNTDNPGPGIPVIRGLKESKDFDVRIIGLAYENLEPGIYMRDLVDKTYQIPYPSSGKDAVLERIEYINAKENLDFIVPNLDAELYTFIQSKEKLEKMGIRTFLPTMQQFEERHKANLNEYGEKYGIKVPFSKSITSRKDIEELEKDFEYPLLVKGKFYDAYLAYTPEQVNTHFNKISAKWGLPVIIQEFIRGTEVNVVALGDGLGNTVGAVPMRKQYITDKGKAWGGITIKDEKMLDLTKKLIKQTKWRGGMELELIKTNQNEYFLIEINPRIPAWVYLAVAAGQNLPEALIKLAFEMDVPNYSEYEVGKMFIRYSYDLIGDIEQFGSLSVTGEM, encoded by the coding sequence ATGAAAAAACCAAAATTTAATATCGCAGTCACAGGATTAAACAATACCGATAATCCGGGACCGGGAATACCGGTTATTCGAGGTTTAAAAGAAAGCAAAGATTTTGACGTAAGAATAATCGGTCTGGCTTACGAAAATCTGGAGCCAGGAATTTACATGCGCGATTTGGTCGACAAAACCTACCAAATTCCTTATCCATCATCAGGAAAGGATGCTGTGCTTGAACGAATTGAGTATATCAATGCCAAGGAAAATCTAGATTTTATCGTTCCCAACCTGGATGCTGAATTATACACTTTTATTCAATCGAAGGAAAAACTTGAGAAAATGGGCATTCGTACCTTCCTGCCAACCATGCAGCAGTTTGAGGAACGACACAAGGCAAATCTTAACGAATATGGTGAAAAGTACGGGATTAAAGTTCCTTTTAGCAAGTCGATTACCAGCCGAAAAGACATTGAAGAACTGGAAAAGGATTTTGAATATCCCTTACTCGTAAAAGGCAAATTTTACGATGCATATTTGGCCTATACTCCAGAACAGGTAAATACTCATTTCAACAAAATTTCTGCAAAATGGGGACTGCCCGTTATCATTCAGGAATTTATTCGAGGTACTGAAGTAAATGTTGTGGCACTGGGTGATGGGCTTGGAAATACAGTTGGCGCAGTGCCTATGAGAAAACAGTACATCACTGATAAAGGAAAAGCCTGGGGAGGAATTACCATTAAGGATGAAAAAATGCTTGATTTAACCAAAAAATTAATCAAACAAACCAAATGGCGGGGTGGAATGGAATTGGAACTGATAAAGACCAATCAGAATGAATATTTCCTTATTGAAATTAACCCCAGAATTCCGGCATGGGTCTATTTGGCCGTTGCTGCCGGACAAAATCTGCCTGAAGCGCTCATAAAACTAGCTTTTGAAATGGATGTCCCAAACTATTCGGAATATGAAGTCGGAAAAATGTTTATCAGATATTCCTATGATTTAATTGGGGATATCGAACAATTCGGAAGTCTCTCGGTTACCGGAGAAATGTAA
- a CDS encoding PqqD family protein, with amino-acid sequence MKLRRNIAISENGFLFNPETGDSFIVNPIAKEILNYLKEGYDIEKINQLILDRYEVDLVTLEKNMEDFLKMLQHNELLDK; translated from the coding sequence ATGAAATTAAGAAGAAACATAGCCATCAGTGAAAATGGGTTCCTGTTCAATCCTGAAACCGGAGACTCTTTTATCGTAAATCCTATTGCAAAAGAGATATTAAACTATTTAAAAGAAGGATACGATATCGAAAAGATTAACCAATTAATACTCGATCGATACGAAGTAGATCTGGTAACTCTTGAAAAAAACATGGAAGATTTTTTGAAAATGCTCCAACACAACGAATTGCTTGACAAATAA
- a CDS encoding AraC family transcriptional regulator — MHQKDDRMHTETIYIKNMVCNCCVRILSMSLKENSIQVDKIRLGMATITYDTDELDMEKINSIIQENGMELVVGHEQKIVVQIKTAVIELIHQMNNADSIAQKSEYLVGKLGLSYQQLSKIFSRHESITLERFIILNKIERIKELIDQDEYTLSEIAFLMDYSSVQYLSNQFHKITGSSVTDYKKNQENNKKPLHSLY, encoded by the coding sequence ATGCATCAAAAAGATGACAGAATGCATACAGAGACCATTTACATTAAAAACATGGTTTGCAATTGTTGTGTTCGGATTTTGAGCATGTCGTTAAAGGAAAATTCAATTCAAGTCGATAAAATTCGATTAGGAATGGCTACAATTACCTACGATACTGATGAACTCGACATGGAAAAAATTAATTCCATCATTCAGGAAAATGGTATGGAGTTAGTAGTTGGTCATGAACAAAAAATAGTAGTACAAATAAAAACAGCAGTTATTGAATTGATTCATCAAATGAATAATGCGGATTCTATTGCCCAAAAATCGGAATATTTAGTCGGCAAACTAGGATTAAGCTATCAGCAATTGTCCAAAATATTTTCCAGGCACGAATCCATTACCTTAGAACGATTCATTATTCTGAATAAAATAGAACGAATCAAAGAACTAATTGATCAGGATGAATACACGCTCAGCGAAATTGCTTTCCTGATGGATTACAGCAGTGTACAATACCTATCCAACCAATTTCATAAAATTACCGGCTCATCCGTTACCGATTACAAAAAAAATCAAGAAAATAACAAAAAGCCCTTACACTCCTTGTATTAA
- a CDS encoding CsgG/HfaB family protein: MRKYGNLLQICGCFFLFCFLATKISAQKPQIKKRIAVFVFEDKTDKSWRWWNNKGVGDGVSDMLTTALVKSGNYRVIERAEIDRILNEQDFEQSGRVTQQSAAQMGSVLGVEIAVIGSVSEFGYKKGETGGAIKGLGVGVSNQSATVGVDVRMVNTFTGEIITAENVRKQKSAKGLKLRTNQLNFKDQKDFDESLVGKAAREAIEDIVLMIDNSANNIEWQAKVITEKDGVVFINSGDADGLKIGDELSVYRKGEDLIDPDTGISLGSVDSKIGKIKITDSSIGYGKASKCSIVQGTGFAKGNFVRLK, encoded by the coding sequence ATGAGAAAGTACGGGAATTTGTTACAGATCTGTGGGTGTTTCTTCTTGTTCTGTTTTTTAGCAACAAAAATATCTGCACAGAAACCACAAATAAAAAAGAGAATTGCTGTTTTTGTATTCGAAGATAAAACAGACAAAAGCTGGCGGTGGTGGAACAACAAAGGAGTTGGTGATGGAGTTAGTGATATGCTAACTACAGCTCTTGTAAAATCAGGCAACTACCGAGTAATTGAACGAGCCGAAATCGATCGGATTCTTAACGAACAGGATTTTGAACAAAGCGGACGGGTGACACAGCAAAGCGCAGCCCAAATGGGAAGTGTTCTGGGTGTTGAAATTGCTGTAATTGGTTCGGTTTCGGAGTTTGGATACAAAAAAGGAGAAACTGGTGGAGCCATAAAAGGATTAGGTGTAGGTGTATCCAATCAATCGGCAACAGTTGGTGTTGATGTGCGCATGGTGAACACTTTTACCGGAGAAATTATTACTGCAGAAAATGTACGGAAACAAAAATCAGCCAAAGGACTAAAATTAAGAACCAACCAACTCAACTTTAAAGATCAGAAAGACTTTGATGAATCGCTTGTTGGAAAAGCAGCCCGGGAAGCCATTGAAGATATCGTTTTGATGATTGATAACAGCGCCAACAACATTGAATGGCAGGCAAAAGTAATTACAGAGAAAGATGGTGTCGTATTTATTAATTCAGGAGATGCCGATGGCTTAAAAATTGGAGATGAATTATCCGTTTACCGCAAAGGAGAAGATTTAATTGATCCCGACACAGGAATTTCATTGGGTAGTGTAGACTCGAAAATAGGTAAAATTAAGATCACAGATTCCAGCATCGGTTATGGAAAAGCATCAAAGTGTTCAATTGTTCAGGGCACAGGCTTCGCAAAAGGTAATTTTGTGAGATTAAAATAG
- a CDS encoding cadherin domain-containing protein, producing the protein MKKILSVTLCLLFLILSYLGFSQSDSAPPVPVSFSFSPDTINTTNEAQNVTVSLRATDDLSGVESALVYWLDPLGNNNIHTAWTINPASNDTTLTGSTIFPKNSPKGDWVIDRIALKDRVTDWKYYYTDELKDMGISARLHVISQTDSTPPIPVSFSHSLDTINTTNEDQTVSVSLKVTDDLSGVASVLVYWLDPLGNNNIYTSWYLSSSPNDTTLTGSTIFPKNSPDGDWVIDRIALKDRVTDWKYYYTDELKDMGISAKIHVISQTDSTPPVPVSFFFSPDTINTSNEDQTVSVSLRVTDDLSGVKYAQLYWLDPLGNNNIYTAWTLDPPSNDKTLTGTTIFPKNSASGDWVIDRIALKDQVNDWKQYYTDELKEMGISAKLVNDPSSTSYPIGVTTLAASAISKTSAQLNGFVCLNGGQYKLYFGYGKGDIINQEIEVGVSLDGVYNSSFNTFIQITDLAPNTKYSYRLFSKDFSDQAQEYGNILSFTTLENKSPVIKDSTYHATENLDVKSNFASLRASDPDGDMLSYQILSGNDDATFSISSEGELILEKVLDYETKKQYLLSIEASDGYLSYNASINIIVDDRNEAPIARDSTFMVEENTSIPAAIGELNTTDPENNTLSYSILSGNDDGIFSINSEGKLLLEKKVDFESKDQHSLMVDVSDGEFNTNATVLVNVVNVNEAPVVNDATYLIQENASISTEIGKLDASDPENDDLNYSITSGNEDGIFSISSEGIVILESSVDYEDITSYTLAIEISDSELSNTGDITINVGNVNDEAPTNILFNNSDESFVLIGELYTVGQLQIHLSSEDPDSDTFTYSLKEGDGSDDNESFEISGSTLTNKVIFNDQDKVYRVRIGSSDGEYSIEESFEIKVQVVATAINEVQEIISKVYPNPTSDKLYLIVSENISSELTAIQIIGLDGRVYQILNPSLLGKGNIEIDVSSLPCDTYILCCIHKKGVDTIKFTKK; encoded by the coding sequence ATGAAAAAAATCCTTTCTGTGACTCTTTGTTTGCTATTTTTAATTTTATCCTATTTAGGATTTTCTCAGTCTGACTCAGCTCCACCTGTTCCTGTTTCTTTCTCTTTTAGTCCAGACACAATCAACACCACTAACGAAGCTCAGAACGTTACTGTTTCTCTCAGGGCAACAGATGATTTAAGTGGAGTTGAATCAGCACTTGTATACTGGTTGGATCCCTTAGGAAATAACAATATTCATACAGCGTGGACAATAAATCCTGCATCAAATGATACAACTTTGACAGGTAGTACAATTTTCCCAAAAAATTCGCCAAAGGGTGACTGGGTAATTGATAGAATCGCTCTTAAAGATCGTGTAACTGATTGGAAATACTATTATACTGATGAACTTAAAGATATGGGAATATCGGCCAGGCTGCATGTAATATCCCAAACAGACTCTACACCTCCTATACCTGTTTCATTCTCTCATAGTCTGGACACGATCAATACGACTAACGAAGACCAGACTGTTTCAGTATCACTTAAGGTAACCGATGATTTAAGTGGAGTTGCATCTGTACTTGTATACTGGTTGGATCCTTTAGGGAATAACAACATTTACACTTCCTGGTATTTAAGCTCTTCGCCAAATGATACAACTTTGACAGGTAGTACAATTTTCCCAAAAAATTCTCCAGATGGCGATTGGGTGATTGATAGAATCGCTCTTAAAGATCGTGTAACTGATTGGAAATACTATTATACTGATGAACTTAAAGATATGGGAATATCGGCAAAAATACATGTTATATCCCAAACAGACTCAACCCCACCTGTACCTGTTTCATTCTTTTTTAGTCCCGACACGATCAACACATCAAACGAAGATCAAACAGTTTCAGTTTCGCTCAGAGTAACAGATGATTTAAGTGGAGTTAAATATGCACAACTATATTGGTTAGACCCTTTAGGGAATAACAATATTTATACTGCATGGACATTAGATCCTCCATCGAATGATAAAACTTTAACAGGCACTACAATATTCCCTAAAAATTCAGCTTCTGGAGATTGGGTTATCGATAGGATAGCTCTTAAAGATCAAGTAAATGATTGGAAACAATATTATACTGACGAACTGAAAGAAATGGGCATATCGGCCAAGCTTGTGAACGATCCAAGCTCAACAAGTTATCCCATTGGAGTAACTACGCTCGCAGCATCAGCAATAAGTAAAACCAGCGCACAGCTTAATGGCTTTGTCTGTTTAAATGGTGGCCAATACAAGCTTTATTTTGGCTATGGAAAAGGTGATATTATCAATCAGGAAATTGAAGTAGGTGTTAGTCTTGATGGAGTTTATAATAGCTCCTTTAATACATTTATCCAAATTACTGATCTTGCTCCAAATACTAAATACTCCTACCGACTCTTTTCTAAAGATTTTTCTGATCAGGCGCAAGAGTATGGCAACATTCTATCTTTTACTACCCTTGAAAATAAATCTCCTGTAATAAAAGACAGTACTTATCATGCAACTGAAAATCTAGATGTAAAATCTAATTTCGCAAGTCTAAGAGCTTCTGATCCAGATGGCGATATGTTGTCTTATCAAATTCTCTCAGGAAACGATGATGCCACATTTTCAATTTCATCTGAAGGGGAATTAATACTGGAAAAAGTTTTGGATTACGAAACAAAAAAACAGTATTTACTTTCTATTGAAGCATCAGACGGCTATCTTTCATATAATGCCTCTATAAATATAATCGTGGATGATAGAAATGAAGCCCCTATTGCCAGAGATTCAACTTTTATGGTAGAGGAAAACACAAGTATTCCTGCCGCAATTGGTGAACTAAACACTACTGACCCTGAAAATAATACATTAAGCTATTCGATTCTCTCAGGAAATGATGACGGTATTTTCTCTATAAATTCAGAAGGAAAATTATTACTTGAAAAGAAGGTTGATTTCGAAAGCAAAGACCAGCATTCTCTGATGGTTGATGTATCAGATGGAGAATTCAATACCAATGCCACTGTATTAGTCAATGTAGTCAATGTTAACGAAGCTCCGGTTGTGAATGATGCAACTTATTTGATTCAGGAAAATGCATCTATATCAACTGAAATAGGAAAATTAGATGCTTCTGATCCTGAAAATGATGACTTAAATTATTCTATTACTTCAGGTAATGAAGATGGTATTTTTTCCATCTCTTCAGAGGGAATAGTCATTCTAGAAAGTTCTGTTGACTATGAAGATATCACAAGTTACACGCTTGCAATTGAAATCTCTGATAGTGAATTGAGTAATACGGGTGATATTACAATAAATGTAGGTAATGTGAATGATGAAGCACCTACAAATATTCTTTTCAATAATTCTGATGAGTCATTTGTTCTAATTGGTGAATTATACACTGTTGGCCAATTGCAGATTCATTTGAGCTCAGAAGATCCGGACAGTGATACATTTACTTATTCACTAAAGGAAGGTGACGGTTCCGATGATAATGAATCGTTTGAAATTTCAGGCTCAACTCTTACCAATAAAGTAATTTTTAATGATCAGGATAAAGTGTATAGGGTAAGAATTGGAAGTTCTGATGGTGAATATTCGATTGAAGAGTCATTTGAAATTAAGGTTCAGGTAGTTGCTACTGCAATAAATGAAGTACAAGAAATTATAAGCAAAGTATATCCAAATCCTACTTCGGATAAGCTTTATTTAATCGTTTCGGAAAATATTTCTTCCGAGTTAACTGCCATTCAAATTATTGGACTTGATGGAAGAGTTTATCAAATATTAAATCCATCTTTATTAGGGAAAGGTAACATAGAAATTGATGTGAGTAGTTTACCTTGTGACACTTATATTCTGTGTTGTATTCATAAAAAGGGAGTCGATACAATTAAATTCACTAAAAAATAA
- a CDS encoding chorismate synthase, which produces MNNFGRIFRLSIFGESHGKGVGITIDGCPSGIDLTDEDLLHDISRRKSGARGTTPRIEADTPSILSGTFEGKTTGAPLIILFHNKNTKSKDYSNLLDSPRPGHADFVAQHKFGRHNDYTGGGHFSGRITLGIVAAGVVAKKILGDVQIDAKLTEVGGQSDFDAAIEDALLQRDSVGGIVECRANNLPIGYGEPFFDSVESMISHLIFAIPATKGIEFGSGFGAAKMKGSEHNDNFIDASGKTETNNAGGINGGITNGNELVFRVAIKPTSSIGRNQKTMNFAKGEVEDLLIEGRHDACIALRVPVIIEAATAIALADLKLLDKARR; this is translated from the coding sequence ATGAACAATTTCGGAAGAATATTTAGACTTAGCATATTTGGAGAATCTCACGGTAAAGGAGTTGGTATCACAATTGATGGATGTCCATCAGGAATTGACCTGACCGATGAAGATCTTTTGCACGATATAAGCCGCAGAAAGTCTGGCGCAAGAGGTACAACCCCAAGAATTGAAGCCGATACGCCCAGCATATTGAGTGGAACCTTCGAAGGAAAAACTACTGGTGCTCCGCTAATCATCCTGTTCCATAACAAAAATACCAAATCGAAAGACTACAGCAATCTGCTGGACAGTCCGCGTCCCGGACATGCTGATTTTGTAGCTCAGCATAAATTTGGCCGACACAACGATTATACCGGAGGTGGTCATTTTTCGGGAAGAATTACTCTTGGGATAGTAGCTGCCGGCGTTGTTGCCAAGAAAATATTAGGCGATGTGCAAATCGATGCCAAACTAACCGAAGTTGGCGGACAAAGCGATTTTGATGCTGCAATTGAAGATGCTTTGCTACAGCGCGATTCTGTGGGAGGAATTGTTGAATGCAGAGCCAATAACCTTCCTATCGGATACGGCGAACCCTTCTTCGATTCAGTAGAATCGATGATTTCGCATCTTATTTTTGCGATACCTGCAACCAAAGGAATTGAATTCGGTTCCGGATTCGGCGCAGCAAAAATGAAAGGATCGGAACACAACGATAATTTTATTGATGCCTCTGGAAAAACGGAGACCAATAATGCCGGAGGAATCAACGGAGGAATTACCAACGGAAACGAGCTGGTATTTCGAGTAGCCATAAAGCCAACCTCATCGATTGGCAGAAATCAGAAAACCATGAATTTTGCCAAAGGCGAAGTGGAAGATTTACTGATTGAAGGCCGGCACGATGCCTGCATTGCTTTACGGGTTCCGGTAATTATTGAAGCCGCAACCGCAATTGCATTGGCTGATTTAAAATTGTTAGATAAGGCCAGAAGGTAA
- a CDS encoding DUF523 domain-containing protein has translation MIIVSACLAGCECRYDGKSNEVPEIKKLVLENKAIALCPENLGGLSTPRIPCEIVRINNELKVIGRDQNDYTAQFTKGAEIAANVAKALHCKTVILKANSPSCGYGKIYDGSFTGKYKEGNGFTAEILAKNGVQILNEENFHSILTNEK, from the coding sequence ATGATAATAGTTAGTGCCTGTTTGGCCGGTTGCGAATGCAGATACGATGGAAAAAGCAACGAAGTTCCTGAAATTAAAAAACTGGTTCTCGAAAACAAAGCCATCGCCCTGTGTCCGGAAAATTTAGGAGGCCTTAGTACGCCACGTATCCCTTGCGAAATAGTGAGAATCAATAACGAATTAAAGGTAATTGGCCGGGATCAAAATGATTATACAGCCCAATTTACCAAGGGTGCCGAAATCGCCGCGAATGTGGCAAAAGCCTTACATTGTAAAACGGTAATTTTAAAGGCCAACAGTCCGTCATGCGGATACGGAAAAATTTATGACGGCAGTTTCACCGGCAAATACAAAGAAGGAAACGGATTTACTGCTGAAATCCTGGCAAAAAATGGAGTACAAATACTGAATGAAGAAAATTTTCATTCGATACTTACCAATGAAAAATAA
- the aroA gene encoding 3-phosphoshikimate 1-carboxyvinyltransferase, whose protein sequence is MRVRIQSSTIKGRLTPPSSKSMMQRALAAAMLANGNSVIHNPCKCEDADAATDIIQRMGSVVTKKENSVEITSKVSEAPNSIHVGESGLSLRMFSPIVALKPEEMEITGTGSILKRPVHNIIEGLENLGIECENPGKGFLPIRIKGGYKSNFAKIDGSLGSQFLTGLLMALPLRKEDTTLKVKDLKSIPYINMTLDLIKHFGIEIEHENYENFQIKGNQIYQPTEYTIEADWSSAAPLLVAGALKGIVTLEHMNPDSYQADKAILDALQKCGASIAWEENNLTVEKKALNAFDFDATHSPDLFPPLVALACHCEGESRIKGVHRLEYKESNRGLVLKKEFLKLGVPIRIEGDEMIIPGGRVKGGLAKSNNDHRIAMALAVTALASPSPIEIGQHECVAKSYPEFFTDLRKIGGGVAQFYFDSQFV, encoded by the coding sequence ATGAGAGTTCGAATTCAATCCTCAACCATTAAAGGAAGGCTAACGCCTCCTTCCTCGAAAAGCATGATGCAAAGAGCTTTAGCCGCTGCAATGTTGGCGAACGGAAACTCTGTAATTCACAATCCCTGCAAATGTGAAGATGCTGATGCAGCAACAGATATCATTCAGCGGATGGGTTCGGTAGTCACCAAAAAGGAAAATTCGGTAGAAATCACTTCCAAAGTAAGCGAAGCTCCCAATAGCATTCATGTTGGAGAATCCGGACTTTCGTTACGAATGTTCTCTCCCATTGTTGCACTCAAGCCGGAAGAAATGGAAATTACGGGAACAGGCAGCATCCTAAAAAGACCCGTTCATAATATTATAGAAGGATTGGAAAATTTGGGGATTGAATGTGAAAATCCCGGCAAGGGATTCTTGCCCATCCGAATAAAAGGCGGCTACAAAAGTAACTTTGCGAAAATTGACGGATCGCTTGGATCTCAATTCCTCACGGGTCTTTTAATGGCTCTGCCCTTGCGAAAAGAAGATACAACACTGAAAGTGAAAGATCTAAAAAGCATTCCTTATATCAATATGACTCTCGATTTAATAAAGCACTTTGGTATTGAAATAGAACATGAGAATTACGAGAACTTTCAAATAAAAGGAAATCAAATTTATCAACCAACAGAATACACAATTGAAGCCGATTGGAGTTCTGCAGCTCCTCTTTTAGTTGCCGGAGCATTGAAAGGAATTGTAACACTGGAACACATGAATCCGGATTCTTATCAGGCCGATAAGGCAATTTTGGATGCCTTGCAAAAATGCGGCGCTTCCATTGCATGGGAAGAAAACAATTTAACGGTTGAGAAAAAAGCTTTAAATGCCTTTGATTTTGATGCCACACATAGTCCTGATCTTTTCCCTCCCTTGGTGGCTTTGGCCTGTCACTGTGAGGGAGAAAGCAGAATTAAGGGAGTTCACCGATTAGAGTACAAAGAAAGTAATCGTGGCTTAGTGCTGAAGAAAGAATTTTTAAAGCTTGGAGTCCCGATTCGCATCGAAGGTGATGAAATGATCATTCCTGGTGGCAGAGTAAAAGGAGGACTGGCAAAAAGTAATAATGATCACCGTATTGCAATGGCTCTGGCCGTAACAGCATTGGCATCACCAAGTCCTATTGAAATAGGTCAGCATGAGTGTGTTGCCAAATCATATCCTGAATTCTTTACGGATTTACGAAAAATTGGTGGCGGCGTAGCGCAGTTTTATTTCGATAGTCAGTTTGTATAA
- the aroB gene encoding 3-dehydroquinate synthase has translation MKTIHIEKQNSSIFVGESYLNIKNYLPEKKCFLICDENIYRHYSEFINQFDYIVMGCGEGNKNWQTVEKIIDQLLERGADRNSFLLGMGGGLVSDVTGFVASIFMRGLEFGFISTSLLSQVDASVGGKNGINFGKLKNMIGIFNPPKFVICDPVLLKTLPKREVRSGFGEVIKHAFIKDEDLYNFLNDNCEALLNLDPNLMENLVYRAVSIKTEVVEGDPFEKGERKKLNFGHTIGHAIENNSDLTHGEAVSVGMNLACQLSQELCELSDVDAKRANDLLRKFELPLDHDVSADMINQYLIKDKKKNRSAIDFILLKKIGEATIVTLPIEELKTKVIALCANPN, from the coding sequence ATGAAGACCATACACATCGAAAAGCAAAACAGCAGTATTTTTGTAGGAGAATCTTATCTAAATATTAAGAACTACCTGCCGGAGAAAAAATGCTTTCTAATTTGCGATGAGAACATTTACCGGCACTACTCCGAATTCATCAATCAATTCGATTATATCGTAATGGGTTGTGGCGAAGGAAACAAAAACTGGCAAACTGTTGAAAAGATCATTGATCAGCTACTTGAAAGAGGTGCTGACAGAAATAGTTTTCTGTTGGGAATGGGCGGTGGTTTGGTTTCTGATGTTACAGGTTTTGTGGCTTCTATTTTTATGCGGGGGCTTGAATTTGGTTTCATCAGTACATCCCTGCTGTCTCAGGTTGATGCCAGTGTTGGCGGAAAAAACGGAATCAATTTTGGCAAACTGAAGAACATGATTGGCATTTTCAATCCTCCAAAGTTTGTGATTTGCGATCCGGTATTGCTTAAAACCTTACCCAAACGTGAAGTAAGAAGTGGATTTGGTGAAGTAATTAAGCATGCTTTTATTAAAGATGAAGACCTTTATAACTTCCTGAATGATAACTGTGAGGCACTTCTGAACTTAGATCCGAATTTGATGGAAAATTTGGTTTACCGGGCAGTTTCAATTAAGACTGAGGTTGTTGAAGGTGATCCTTTTGAAAAAGGCGAACGCAAAAAGTTGAATTTCGGTCACACCATTGGTCATGCTATTGAGAATAATTCAGATTTAACTCATGGCGAAGCGGTATCGGTTGGTATGAATTTAGCCTGCCAATTGTCTCAGGAATTGTGTGAACTAAGCGATGTTGATGCGAAAAGAGCCAATGACTTATTGCGAAAATTTGAATTGCCTCTGGATCATGACGTTTCCGCAGATATGATTAATCAATATCTGATCAAGGACAAAAAGAAAAACCGATCGGCCATTGATTTTATTCTACTCAAAAAAATAGGAGAAGCCACAATTGTCACCCTTCCTATTGAAGAACTTAAAACCAAGGTGATTGCACTTTGTGCCAATCCTAATTAA
- a CDS encoding bifunctional 3-deoxy-7-phosphoheptulonate synthase/chorismate mutase type II yields MKNLEIKDLSSWPVDVSTRPMVIAGPCSAETEEQVMDAARGIKAAGIPIFRAGIWKPRTRPNSFEGIGAKGLIWLQKVKEEFGLITATEVANARHVELALGAGVDILWIGARTTVNPFAVQEIADALRGHDIPVLVKNPINPDLELWMGAIERLHAVGLTRLAAIHRGFSTYQKLKYRNDPQWQIPIELKRRMPQLPIFCDPSHITGDRDLLEEIAQKSMDLNYEGLIIESHCKPEEAWSDAKQQLTPVALQELLANLVLRDPEAPNELVDNTLGELRHLIDDFDQKLLELLENRMQVAKTIGHYKKENNITVLQNKRWGSILEKSMENGKKKGFSEQFINSLFKAIHQESINQQEEIMNS; encoded by the coding sequence ATGAAGAATTTGGAAATTAAGGATCTAAGTAGCTGGCCGGTTGACGTTAGTACCCGCCCAATGGTTATTGCAGGACCTTGCAGTGCAGAGACCGAGGAACAAGTGATGGATGCAGCAAGAGGAATTAAAGCTGCAGGTATTCCAATTTTCCGCGCAGGAATCTGGAAACCACGTACCCGTCCAAACAGCTTTGAAGGAATTGGCGCAAAAGGATTGATCTGGCTGCAAAAAGTAAAAGAAGAATTCGGATTGATTACAGCTACAGAAGTAGCCAACGCCCGTCACGTTGAATTGGCTTTGGGTGCAGGGGTTGACATTTTATGGATTGGCGCAAGAACCACAGTTAATCCATTTGCTGTTCAGGAAATTGCTGATGCATTGCGCGGTCATGATATTCCTGTTTTGGTGAAAAATCCAATTAATCCTGATTTGGAGCTTTGGATGGGTGCAATTGAGAGACTGCATGCTGTTGGATTAACCAGATTAGCTGCGATTCACCGTGGATTTTCAACTTACCAAAAATTGAAATACAGAAATGATCCTCAATGGCAAATTCCTATCGAATTGAAAAGAAGAATGCCGCAACTCCCTATCTTTTGCGACCCTAGTCACATTACAGGAGATCGTGACCTACTTGAAGAAATCGCTCAAAAATCGATGGATTTGAACTACGAGGGATTAATAATTGAATCGCATTGCAAACCCGAAGAAGCATGGAGTGATGCCAAGCAGCAATTAACCCCTGTCGCTCTTCAGGAACTTTTAGCTAACTTGGTACTTCGTGATCCTGAGGCACCAAATGAATTGGTTGACAATACTCTTGGCGAATTAAGACATTTAATTGATGATTTCGATCAGAAATTACTGGAGTTATTAGAGAACCGCATGCAGGTAGCCAAAACAATTGGTCACTACAAGAAAGAAAACAACATCACCGTTTTGCAAAACAAACGTTGGGGAAGTATTCTGGAAAAAAGCATGGAAAATGGTAAGAAAAAAGGCTTTAGCGAACAATTCATTAACAGCTTATTCAAAGCGATCCATCAGGAATCGATCAACCAACAGGAAGAAATAATGAACTCGTAA